The Pseudomonas triclosanedens genome has a window encoding:
- the narH gene encoding nitrate reductase subunit beta, with product MKIRSQVGMVLNLDKCIGCHTCSITCKNVWTSREGVEYAWFNNVETKPGIGYPKEWENQEKWKGGWKRNADGSIVPRIGGKFRVLANIFANPDLPEIDDYYEPFDFDYQHLHTAPKAQHQPVARPRSLVSGQRMQKIEWGPNWEEILGTEFAKRRKDKNFDKVQADIYGEYENTFMMYLPRLCEHCLNPACVASCPSGAIYKREEDGIVLIDQDKCRGWRMCISGCPYKKIYFNWKSGKSEKCIFCYPRIEAGQPTVCSETCVGRIRYLGVLLYDADRIHEVATCENERELYQKQLEIFLDPFDPKVIEQARKDGVPDSVIESAQKSPVYKLAMDWKLALPLHPEYRTLPMVWYVPPLSPIQNAAAEGHIGSDGVIPDVESLRIPVQYLANLLTAGDTAPVLLALKRLLAMRAYKRAEHVEGKQDLDVLKKVGLSVNQVEEMYRYLAIANYEDRFVIPTAHREEALSDAFAERSGCGFSFGNGCSGNSGVNLFGGKAVDKRNVIQTVQIQE from the coding sequence ATGAAAATTCGTTCGCAAGTCGGCATGGTGCTGAACCTCGACAAATGTATCGGTTGCCACACCTGCTCCATCACCTGCAAGAACGTCTGGACCAGCCGCGAAGGCGTCGAGTACGCCTGGTTCAACAACGTCGAGACCAAGCCCGGCATCGGTTACCCGAAGGAGTGGGAGAACCAGGAGAAGTGGAAGGGCGGCTGGAAGCGTAACGCCGACGGCTCCATCGTTCCGCGCATCGGCGGCAAGTTCCGCGTGCTGGCGAACATCTTCGCCAACCCGGACCTGCCGGAAATCGACGACTACTACGAGCCGTTCGACTTCGACTACCAGCACCTGCACACCGCGCCCAAGGCCCAGCACCAGCCGGTGGCCCGGCCGCGCTCGCTGGTTTCCGGCCAGCGCATGCAGAAGATCGAGTGGGGGCCCAATTGGGAGGAAATCCTCGGTACCGAGTTCGCCAAGCGGCGCAAGGACAAGAACTTCGACAAGGTCCAGGCGGACATTTACGGCGAGTACGAAAACACCTTCATGATGTACCTGCCGCGCCTGTGCGAGCACTGCCTGAACCCGGCGTGCGTGGCCTCGTGCCCGAGCGGTGCGATCTACAAGCGCGAGGAAGACGGCATCGTCCTGATCGACCAGGACAAGTGCCGCGGCTGGCGCATGTGCATCAGCGGCTGCCCGTACAAGAAGATCTACTTCAACTGGAAGAGCGGCAAATCCGAGAAGTGCATCTTCTGCTACCCGCGCATCGAGGCCGGCCAGCCGACCGTCTGCTCGGAGACCTGCGTGGGCCGCATCCGCTACCTCGGCGTGCTGCTGTACGACGCCGACCGCATCCACGAAGTGGCCACCTGCGAGAACGAGCGCGAGCTGTACCAGAAGCAACTGGAGATCTTCCTCGACCCGTTCGACCCGAAGGTGATCGAGCAGGCCCGCAAGGACGGCGTGCCGGACAGTGTCATCGAGTCCGCGCAGAAGTCGCCGGTATACAAGCTGGCGATGGACTGGAAACTGGCCCTGCCGCTGCACCCGGAATACCGCACGCTGCCGATGGTGTGGTACGTGCCGCCGCTGTCGCCGATCCAGAACGCCGCCGCCGAAGGCCATATCGGCAGCGACGGGGTGATCCCGGACGTCGAGTCCCTGCGCATTCCCGTGCAGTACCTGGCCAACCTGCTCACCGCCGGCGACACCGCGCCGGTGCTGCTGGCCCTCAAGCGCCTGCTGGCCATGCGCGCCTACAAGCGTGCCGAGCACGTGGAAGGCAAGCAGGACCTGGACGTGCTGAAAAAGGTCGGCCTGAGCGTGAACCAGGTGGAAGAGATGTACCGCTACCTGGCCATCGCCAACTACGAAGACCGCTTCGTCATCCCCACGGCGCACCGTGAAGAGGCGCTGTCGGATGCCTTCGCCGAGCGTTCGGGGTGCGGCTTCAGCTTCGGCAACGGTTGCTCGGGCAACTCCGGCGTGAACCTGTTCGGCGGCAAGGCCGTGGACAAGCGCAACGTCATCCAGACCGTGCAGATACAGGAGTGA